The Aspergillus oryzae RIB40 DNA, chromosome 5 genome segment TTAATATCAGCATAAGATATGGAGGTAACCTCCGAGCGAGGGGTCTTCAGAAAGCCACAGCACATGGCCCGCTCTCGCATCATTCACTACTCCCTCCATCTGCGTAGAAACGGATAAAGCCCCCAAACGTAAATAGCACCATGCCTCCAAATCCTGATAACAGGTGTGATTATACTCCGTCGACTATCCCTCACACTCTCATCCCCTAACAGCAAATAGTAGTCGAACACGCGGCCCTATAAGCAGCAACCGACATATCAGACATCATGAaaaacaaatccaaaggCAGATCGAAGGGTAAAGGAATGAACAAACTCAAGAAAGAccacaccaacaacaacaacaacaacaaagacaggTAAGAATCATGAGACTATTCAATTTTCCTTCCTTACTACGCCCCTTTTTCCAGTACGTGGCTGAAACATCTCAGTATCGGCTTCACGAGCTCGAGCGAAACAATCACTGAGGTGAACTCAGGCAGGCTCTCAGAGATCACAACCCAAATTGAAACATCCCTTCGAATCGAAGACGATGCCCTTAACAAGTCACTACTTTCCAAAACCGAGGATATCAACGCAGAAAcgacaaagaaggaaaatgaagccaACACCAACGGCGATGGGGGGTTACCTAGAGTAGGCTCGCTCAAAAGACGGTTGAAGATGACCTTCACTGGCAGCCCCTTGAAACTGCCCGGCGACTCCGATAGGCACAGCTGCCATATTCACTCCCAGGATAAAGTGACTCGCTCGGAACGTTCTGGTTCCGGCACTGCTAGTTTGACGGATAGCAACACAATAGGGACGCATGGGAGTATTCACAGCCCGACAAAGCAGTCCCCGACTACTCCTCCTACCCCCAAATATTTGAAGTACATCAGGGCGACTAACGGTAAGTCTGTTCAGTCATTTTATGAAGTGTCTTACTTGTGGCTTGTTagtgattgattggtttCTGACTCTGATATCTGAATAGATTATATCTTTCTGGATCTGGACTTCCTGGAGACAGATAACCCCAACAAGGTCATTCAAGGCGGCTCTCTATCTGCGATGGAGGATACGAAGCGGCAAGCTCCTGGAGTGAGCCCTTCAGGAAAGAGACCTCCAGAGACAGGGGATAAAGATATCAAAAAGGGCCTTCAAAAACAAGTAAGTAGATCTCATTGGAAACGAAGCTGATAAAGTTATTGACGTTATCAGATCGACCAAGTCCGTAGCCTCACTGGAACTGAGGTGAAAACCGTCTCTTCCACTGATTCCAAGTCACCACGCAGAGTGGATGACAGCCGACAATGGAATACCGTGAACCTCAGGTGCACTACTTGTCGTGGTAGCTGCCCAATCTGTAGTGTGGCATGCTGCAGATATGCAGAAGCTAAGCAGACAATTGCCGACACGGAAGCTAAGCCCGAGAAATCCGACAATGCAAGACAGATATTGCAGAAAATTGAGGGGCTGGGTTCGCATGTCAAAGACATGAGTACCTTTTCCCTATGTAGTGAACCTGGAGGCTGCGGCAGACGTGTATGTCCGAGCTGTTGTGGTAGATGCCCAAGTGAGATGTGTGGTGATATTCAGTGCAAGgtagttttctttcttttttgtctgCTTTTAAGTCACTTACGAGTACCTATATGGTGGTTAACGTTACTTGCTCTAGGAATGCAAGCCAAATCCTTGGGAACTCTGCGATTGGCACGATTGAAGATATGGGATTGGAAGTGAACCGGCTTGGCTACGGAAGGCACACTGGAAAAGCCTCTTGTCTGGGTGAATATTGCTGAGAACTTAGATGAGTTTCAAGAGCGAGCGGAGTTTGATTTATGCTGAGATATCAGGTCATCTTTCACATGTATTGAAGCCGAATCTCTATGGACGAGGGGGCCTTTAATCGAACAATTCATGATGTCAACATGAGAACCAAGCGTAAAAGTATGGCCACTAGTCCCAGTAGCATCAAGACATAAATCAATATATCGTGAATAACAATTATCCCCCAATTACTATAGTCACCCCAGATGTCTCATAGAAGTTGAAGTTGCAAACGGGGAAGGGCAGACGAGGTCACGTGTCGCACTTTAGCGAGGCTCCGCACCGCACCACAATTGTGTCAGCGTCTCGCGAACAGCTCGCCGCAGCGACCGATACGATACAACCACCCAACGCCAACCGACAACATCTCGTTGCGCATCTCCGACGTTCAAGATGCGTACCTACGACGATTCTTTCAGCGGTCAGAAGATCTACCCTGGAAAGGTGCGTTGTGTCCACTTCCGCAAGAGACAACGCTCTCTTCCCATATCGAAAATACGAAACCCTTGCCCAGGCTACCCCGAGCCAGCCAATCCGCCCCCAATACCAAAAAAATCATACACAAAAAAATATACGAAATTTATCAGGATATATTCGTTGACATTTAGACAATTATAGGGTAAGCTGTACGTCCGTGGCGACAGCAAGATCTTCCGCTTCCAGAATGGAAAGTCCGagtccctcttcctccagcgcAAGAACCCCCGCCGCATCTCCTGGACTGTCCTCTACCGTCGCCAGCACAAGAAGGGTATCTCTGAAGTCAGTACCGCCAAGTTTTCCCCATGGTTGAAgttgtttctttggttttCCGGAAGGGTCCGACATGTCGGGACTTGAGTTGGGTCCGGTGATGGAACATGGACATGTCAACTAGCACGATGCGGAAACATCGGAAAGGAGCCGGGATATATCTGCAGGTGACGAAGCGTTGGGACAGGATCAGAAATGCTGACGGGATATCTTTCAATGCATACAGGAAGTCGCTAAGAAGCGTACCCGCCGTGCCGTCAAGTCCCAGCGTGCTATCGTTGGTGCTTCCCTCGACGTGATCAAGGAGCGCCGCAACCAGCGCCCTGAGGCCCGTGCTGCTGCTCGCCAGCAGGCCATCAAGGacgccaaggagaagaaggccgcttcCGAGAAGGCtaagaaggccgagaaggccaagaacgCTGCCGCCGGCAAGGGTACCGCCCAGCGCATCCAGAGCAAGCAGGGTGCTAAGGGCTCTGCCCCCAAGGTTGCCGCCAAGTCTCGTTAAACGGAATAGAAGCGGTTTGGCTTGGGCTGGGGAGTATGAAGGAATTCGGGAGgcttctggagctggaaTTTGTGTTTCCTTCACAAAATTTATGCAATAAATCGGCGTATGTGCTATGGTTTCTTGCGGACGAGATTCCCGCACGGCTCTCAGATAGGCTCTGTCATTGTGCGCCATGGTATTTAccaggaaatggaaaaatgGATGTGACATGATAGCCGTTTTTGTCGCTCTGGGCCTGTAGATTCCTGTACGGGTTTTTTAGTTTACGATGTGACATAATGTCATAATTGGATTTAGATTGTTCTCACGATGTTCCCATACGTAAGAACTCTTATCTTATCTAGTACAGGTCTTCCCTTGGCGTTGCGCTACTGTTCTTCCTGTGTGATGAAGTAGGAATATCAGACTATCTTTGCCAGTGAGGGGCTAGAAGCATTTTGAAATATCGACATTATAACATTATTGCGACCCTCTAATATGTTGTCTATAAAATGGATGGCAGTAACAAGGCATCCTAGCTCTATCCAAGTGAACATGATGGCGACTACCCCTGGGCAATCAATTCGACAAAAGTATAAATGTCTCCACGCGAATATGCCCATCTCTCGAAATTGGGTCATCGAGACGAAGTCGACAGGTCGAGAGCCACTCGTGCCATGCACCATCAAGAGTGTCCGCTCCTCTGACCTTTCTTGAGTATACTCGACTGAGTCCCACTAGagagaagcccaagaataGGCGAGCCAATTCGCCAAGCAATCGTGTCCCGAACACCAGGCCTTGTAAACCCGAACAAGAATTCTTGAGAAGGCCCCTCACGAATTATGAAGGATTCTCACAGACAAACCCTGTACCATTTATCTGAACGCCAGTATAAGTCCCATTAAACGCGAAGTCTAATTCTAGTAGTAGTGGGCCATTTCCAGGCCGGCACGCTTAAAGCCACACTTGAGGTAGAAGCCCTCATTGTGTTCGGAGCAATCAAGGATGCTCTATAAGGAAAGATTAGCAACAGGGACATTCTAAGAAAAAAGGGGGTTCAAGCGAAGCATACCTTGTAACAACCGACGTTAGCAGCCACGTAGTCCAAAGCCTGGATGAGCCTCAAGCCCaatttctttccctgctgCGACTGATCAACGGCAATATCTTCGATGTGCCCAACCATGCCAAGAGAGTGGATGAACTTCCGCTCGACAAGCAAACTGCCGGTACCGACGACACGGTCCGTGTTATCGCAGATCACAAGCAAGTAATACTCGTCATTACGGGCAGAGATCCAGTCAAACCGCTGGCTCCATTGCTCCTCAGTGATGTCGCCGACGGTGGTCAACACACGGAGGACATCGAGGAAACCCCGCTTGTAGTCGGAACGGCGAACAGGACGGATAGTGTATCCCTCTGGGAGAGCAGCGACCACTTCAGGAGAGATCAAGGAACTCGAGAAGAGAGGGGCGTCATCGGTTTGGGAGTTCATGGTGGGTTTGACGGAGACTGCAATAGGGGCAGGAGTcgtggtagtagtggtaaGGTTGGTCATTGTGATTTGTAGATAAATACTGTAGTAGTGGTTCAAATGGTGATCGGTTAAAGGAGCGAGCCGTGAATTTAAGTCTGGATGATCGATGGAGCTAATCGATCACTGTCCGCTGGTCTTTTTAGGGGTAGACAGAACTATGCGGTGTGAAACACAGTGGGGTCGGGTCCCGATTAGATTTATTGATCTTTTGACCGAACAAGGACAACGTCGAAaagagtggaaagagagATTCAAAttagaatgaagaaagagcgaGACACAAGAGTAATCCTCTACGCTCAATTACTAGAGGCTCAACGAGAGACGAATGCTTGGAAGAAGGATGTGAGAACAAACTGAAATTCCCAGGTGGGGACAGAACAGGTATTTATCGATAAACAAAAATTACTTAC includes the following:
- a CDS encoding uncharacterized protein (predicted protein) → MKNKSKGRSKGKGMNKLKKDHTNNNNNNKDSTWLKHLSIGFTSSSETITEVNSGRLSEITTQIETSLRIEDDALNKSLLSKTEDINAETTKKENEANTNGDGGLPRVGSLKRRLKMTFTGSPLKLPGDSDRHSCHIHSQDKVTRSERSGSGTASLTDSNTIGTHGSIHSPTKQSPTTPPTPKYLKYIRATNGKSVQSFYEVSYLWLVSD
- a CDS encoding 60S ribosomal protein eL24 (60s ribosomal protein L24), with the translated sequence MRTYDDSFSGQKIYPGKGKLYVRGDSKIFRFQNGKSESLFLQRKNPRRISWTVLYRRQHKKGISEEVAKKRTRRAVKSQRAIVGASLDVIKERRNQRPEARAAARQQAIKDAKEKKAASEKAKKAEKAKNAAAGKGTAQRIQSKQGAKGSAPKVAAKSR
- the gup1 gene encoding glucosamine 6-phosphate N-acetyltransferase (glucosamine-phosphate N-acetyltransferase) — protein: MNSQTDDAPLFSSSLISPEVVAALPEGYTIRPVRRSDYKRGFLDVLRVLTTVGDITEEQWSQRFDWISARNDEYYLLVICDNTDRVVGTGSLLVERKFIHSLGMVGHIEDIAVDQSQQGKKLGLRLIQALDYVAANVGCYKSILDCSEHNEGFYLKCGFKRAGLEMAHYY